GCCGTAGAACTCCTCCACGCTCTTGGAACGGTTCTCTGAGATGTCGATGTCCATCTCGTCCATGACCGCTACGGCCTTGTGGCTGACGCTCTCCGGGCTAAGCCCGCCGCTGCGGGCCTGGTACCTGTCACTCATGCGGGCGTTGACGTACCCTTCTGCCATCTGCGAACGGGAGGCGTTGCCCATGCATATGAACAATATCGTGCGCTTAACTGTAGTGTCCCTATACCTTCTCCGAATCATGTGATCGTGACTCCTTGGCCTTGGTGACCGCCCCGCAGTGGGGGCATCGGGAAATGGCCCAGTTCCCACCCTTGTCCCGTCCATGTTTGGACGCCAGTGCGCCCATCGCTCCCAGTTTGTACACCCCTTGGCATTTCAGGCATTGGTACTCGTACCCGCTAACTAGGGAGGT
The nucleotide sequence above comes from Methanomassiliicoccales archaeon. Encoded proteins:
- a CDS encoding arsenate reductase ArsC yields the protein MIRRRYRDTTVKRTILFICMGNASRSQMAEGYVNARMSDRYQARSGGLSPESVSHKAVAVMDEMDIDISENRSKSVEEFYGKEFDYVVTLCDEAEDECPHFLRGKDYIHCGFKDPCKARGTDEELLTVYRKSRDDLTKWIDDIFGSEA